The sequence below is a genomic window from Acidimicrobiales bacterium.
GCAACCCCGGGACGCGACGTCGCAGGCGATCTCGTGCCGAGTTGGAGGGTCGGTGACGTGCCCGTCGACCTCGAGAGCTCCAGCATCATGCTTCAAGAAGTCGTCGCGATAGACGGCCCAGAGCCATTCCGCGACTGGGGCGTCGGCGGTTTCTTGAGTCCGCAGGCACTCGCAGTCGATGCGACCGTGCTCCTTGACCTGGCGACCGATCGAATCGACATCGTCGGCGACGAATCCGCGACCGCCGTAGCTGACCTCGTCCGCCGGTTCGACAACTCTGTACTGCTGGAGGGTACGCGGCACGCCGCGGGCACGCTCGGGATCCACGTTCGGGTCCCGCCCGCTCGTCCCGTGGTCGCGATCTTCGACACAGGAGCGGCCGAGACCGAATTCGCGGCCGACGCCCTCGAGACAACCGTCGACGGGGTGGTGCGACTCAGCGGCAAAGGCGTCGGCGGCTCAGAAATCAGAGTGACGATCCTCAAGGACCAGGATCTCGACATCGGAACCGTTCAACTCCGAGTGCCCAACCTTGGGGTTCGCGACGAGATC
It includes:
- a CDS encoding retropepsin-like aspartic protease → MSTRDTRPMEHRGRRHRTTTSIPLTFDVPGRSLHCPMVTATIAGCTTQLIVDTGATAHLLTTDLAQRAGLHLTAATPGRDVAGDLVPSWRVGDVPVDLESSSIMLQEVVAIDGPEPFRDWGVGGFLSPQALAVDATVLLDLATDRIDIVGDESATAVADLVRRFDNSVLLEGTRHAAGTLGIHVRVPPARPVVAIFDTGAAETEFAADALETTVDGVVRLSGKGVGGSEIRVTILKDQDLDIGTVQLRVPNLGVRDEIPAPHDAAESEIPRALIGMDVLRGTAIAITTPDQGSVWWCVPNQG